The sequence AACAGGAGATAAGAGCAGAGAGTTTTGCGTGTTGGTAGTCATGCTTGTCTCTGGAGACACAATAAGAAGGGAGTCTTGCGCTATGCTTGTTTCGAGTTCTGGTGACACAAAGAGGAGGGAGTCTTGCGCTATGCTTGTTTCGAGTTCTGGAGACACAATGAGGAGAGAGTCTTGCGCTATGCTTGTTTCGAGTTCTGGAGACACAATAAGGAGAGAGTCCTGCGCTATGCTTGTTTCGAGTTCTAGTTCTGGAGACACAATGAGGAGAGAGTCTTGCACTATGCTTGTTTCGAGTTCTGGAGACACAATGAGGAGAGAGTCTTGCTTGTTGTTAGCTATGctagcaggagtgcatgcaccCCTGATGCTAGTTTGTGAGTCTTGCTTACTGCTTGTCCCTGGTGACACAATAAGGAGAGAGTCTTGGCTATAACTGCCATCATAGAGAGGACATGAATCATtcatcattgcatgcatgcaagccaCAAATCATGCGCACTGAACTATCACACCTGCGGGTTCACGCATGGCTACtttattgcgcatgcgccgaTGGACTAGCACTATTCAGCTGCATTTAaaactgcactgcactgcgcTGCACTTAGTAGTACGTGCTTAGCTACTGTAGCTCCCTAGTTTACAGCATAGGTGAAGAATGCCTGCAACCAAGAGGTGGCACTTTGAGTTTCTCGTGGGTGGAGTCAGTGGTATCACTGTGTACAAGAATGGTGCAAGGATTAAGAGCTACAAACTCCCAAATCGCCCAGTCTTGGAAAGTGTATATTCAATAGGTACTCCTTCTACTAGAAAGACTTGTGATAAGGTTAAAGAATACCTAGATCAAGCCATTGAGGTAAGCTATAATGTATAACAATGTTGTAATTTTAGTAATAAGCACCACAGATATAATCCTGGTTTTTATTGGTCATACAGGTCACATTTAAATGCAAGACTACTGTGCTCCTGAACCGGAAGGAGTTTGAATGGAATAAATCAGCATTTTGTCGACTGTTGAGGCTGTCTCCTGGGGCGAGAGCAGTCGACTTCATTCAAGTCTTCAACCAACTGACAAAGGTATCATAATAATGTGTCTTGCCCATTTCTGCGTGATTGCTAAGGTGTACAACAGTTGATACAGTCCCTGTTTTCACATAGGaataatgggggggggggggtcatatAGATCCTTGTGATAGGGAAAATGTAATAATTGATGTACAATGCGTTTTTCATGTACATCACTTGtttacatacattgtacataaaattaacataataataactctatataattataaagtttacttaataattatagtatagagtTCATATATGATCGCTAACCCACCAATATATAACCGTTTAAATTgctgtctgcatgcatgcttataataattattatatacccatgcatgcatcatgcgTGGGAAAACAGTTGAACATACAATCAGTGCATGGCAATCAATGTTTGTACGTGTGAATTCTATATCTTGacatcatgcactgtatacaaACCTCGTGTTTATAATCTACACTAGCTAACCTGATAAGGTATTAAAATTGTTACAGCAgctatatgtatgtacatattcTTACTTTATCTACAGTTCAATTCTGACCGAGGCTTCTTAGTTCCTGTAAGCCCCCTGCCAACCAGTTCGGAGTTGCTAACTGAGGAGGCGTTGTCTGATGGTGGTGACTCTGAGGATGACCACCCGCTGTCTTCATTGACAAGTACCCAAAGCATAGACGGCAGCCACCAACTTGGAGAAAAGAGAAGTCAGCAGGAGGAGGAAGTATCGAGAAAGAGGATGAAGCACAAAGATACTATGGACGATGCGATCTTCACCAAGAAGATTGGTAAGCTGCATGTGTGCCAACTGTATCACACATGCAATTTcaaccttgcttgcgcatgcgcaccaaggcacAATTGAACTTCTCTCACTTGAtattgtatatgcatgcatgcaggaactaTTGATCTCCAGCTGAGAAACCTCTCAGAACCCAAAACACAATGCTGTTTAAGAACGGTTGACACTGTATTTGTGGAGGAACTAGTGAAGAAGTTCACTAAGAATCCCTCTGCTCCAGGTGTACCTCCGATTGCTGTTCTGTGCATTTCTGTTGAGAGCATAGATGTGTTTGACACCAACAGAGTGGACGCCTATAAGTACGAGCTGCTTGGAGGCCAGCATACAGCCTTGGCAAGAAGGATAGTAGCAGCCAAGTCTCCAGACAATACGTTGCTACAGACTGTCCTTGCTGAGGTGTATGTTGGTCTGACAGACGATGAAGCACTTAGGCTCGCCTCTCGCCACAACACAAATAGTCATTTTATCCACAAGATGACACATCGGGACTATGTAAGTTAAAGAATTCAAAATTCCTCTAAGAAATAAGCTGTGTTCATTCATTTTGCTATGATTATAGCTTGAGGCCTGCCGATCGAAACTGTTTTCAATGTGCGGTAAGGCTCCTGAGGAGGAAACCCCAAAAGACTCGGTGGAATGGAAGGATGTGTGCAAGCGATGCATTTTACCTCAGGTATTATACTATTTCGTCTGTtaatatacattgtactttaCAGAACTGATCCATGCATGCTCATAATATTTGTCCAAATCTTAGGATATGGGCCGCTGCACAATGGAGAATATCTTTAAGCAGGCAAGCTTTACTAAGGAAGTCTGGGCATTGGCCATATCGGTCATGAACTTGTACGAGGAGGGGGAGCTGAAAGACCAGACCCTCTCAACAAAATCTCTGACTACAAAGCCCGAGTTTAAGCAGCAAAATTTTAGCCCAATCCAGTGCCTTCCTGATGAGTTCAAGCTGGAAATGTTATCAAAGGTATACAAGCGCTTGAGAAGATTTTCtatagacaaaataatattgttaCGTGTAAAGAAGCACATGCAGAGGTATAATATAGGAGCCTGACAGCGTAATCTATTTATATCTGCATTGAAGTTGTTATGAATTAATAGTAACAGTtttttagatcatgtttgcctgcaatctgataggctatagaggaagtgttctatccaacttagtatacttaccgtatagcgcgaaattttcgaggcacttatatttcgtggattggcctctaaaaaccatttcgttgcacaatgttcgcggaatgactgcttacgggaagccacgcctttaaatatttgcacgatagcaggtaattctaattaaagaacaattttcgtggacttaattttcgtatagaattctaacccacgaaatccgcgaaaattaagcccctcgaacatttcgcgctatacggtatttactTCACttatgtagcaaagattagataagaataGTGCATGATTGACTAAATTGAGAATCATGGTTGCTATATTATGCATGATCTATaatcagggctagtagaaccctctctacacgttcgggatactacaaccatgcAGCTctaaatattaattattaattttccaGGTTTCAAGCAGTGAGCTAAGCCTTGCCGAATTAAAGGAAGAAGCTACCAGCTACAGATCAAGAAAGTCTCTGCAAAGGGCTTTCTGCAAGTAAATTaacaatcacatgcatgcatttgtatagacactgtttaggaagtttctagaagcccaaagggctggtaattgtagtatcccgaacacggtgagggttctactagccctgactcgtgaggacttctaaatcatgtggaaacttcctttTTTTGATCTAAAGTGTATTATTTCTATAATCACATTTTTTAAGTCAAGTATAATTCCATCCCAGGATAACTACTTCCAGTACGTGGTGCGAGGCAAAACGTAGATTTCCTGCCTTCACTACCCCAGAGCGTCTGAGGACATTCCATCAGATATGTTTAACCAATACCGGCGTCTACACTACTCCAACAAAGACTATTACAACGAGGATACCCCAAAAAACTTATCAACAAAACAATGAAACTATAACGTACAAAGATAGACAACAATACCTTTCACCAACACCACCCCAAAACTCTACGCGACCACCAATCTTAAAATGTCTACCTCCACCAGTATTTAGTCTGTTAAAATCCATGATTTTACAAAACTTCTAAATACGTAGCGTATCCACGATTTATTACTTTAGGCCACAAAACTCTACGCAATGAATTAGTGGTAGCACGAATCAACCACACAGACGAGCAAATTATAGATATTATTCTTATGCTAGGTAATGAAGGAGCTTGTCAACCACACACGACTGTGCAGGTATGATGCCTAACCTCGTCAATACTAAAACAACAATCCAAACATGCAAGCATCTGAGATGTGTAACCTGCAAGCACTGCAACACGGGTAATTCATTTAAAAGCACATCGACAGGTCGCCAATACACCATTAGAAACTCATTCACCTGTAACTCAAACAACATTATCTACCTAATAACCTGCACTAAATGTAAGAAGCAATACGGAGGATACACCCGGACAACACTCAAGGACACAATAAACCAACACCAAACGAACATTAAAAAAATTCACCGAGCAATACTTATTAAGACATGTTAGAATTATTTTTAGGCTTAAATCTTTGCATTCAAACTATCGACTGTAACTCAGGGTCACCGCTTGCACTAGtatccccctcccctacacacacactgaccaaGAGAAGCAACCTTGAGGGGAGCTCAGAGTGAAGTTGACCTTGACTCCAGTGCTGGAGGGGACATAGGGAAGTAAAACCACCGGTACGTTCAGCTTCCCCAGAGAGCTGGCTTTATGAAGGGAGCAGACAAGTGTGAGGACCGTGGCTGCTATCAAGGCTGCCTTCATCTTGATATCTAGTAGTATAGGAGAGATAGTTCATGTAGTTTTTTATATAGCTTTCAGTGATTCCACATCGCTTTCTGATCTCTGACCCCATgcaacaccccctcatcttgagcagcccctcccccactttgTTTGAATaataacacacatacatgcaccaatgtttttttgtttttttgtttttttgtagGCCCCAGGTGgggtaaaaataattattagaggaATGGCATGTACAGTGACAAGGGTACGCGTAAAATAGTAGATAACTATTGTTAATATTAATTACTGTCCTGTGAGATGGGATTCTGCTGAGATCAGGTCGATCTCAATGGGTGTCCTGGCTGCATGTCCCACCGACATCTTGCACCTCTAATTGCTTGGATGGCTGAGCGTAGGAGGGAGAAGGTTAGGCGACATCTTAGCCAGCATAGAGTTTTATTGTAGGTGATGTCCCATTTCTGGGCAAGTAGTGAGCTCAGGCGTTTGTAGAAGAGTGATGCTTCTACGCCCATGCCTCCTGTAACGGATAAAACTAACGGTGTGAAAGAGGAGTGTTCAACTTCCTGGACTCTTTGCTGATAAGCCCGTTTCTTTTCCAGTTCGTGTTTTCTGTATgttgctgcatgtacatgtgactGGTTTCTGTTGGAGGGGGCGAGGGGGTTGAACACTCTCACATCAAAGTATGTTTTTTGGAATCTTCCCCCCAGACACCATTGGCCGATATATCCAAACGTGCGTTTTCTTGGCTGTTCGCTGAGGCCCCGTTGAGTTGGTCCGTGCTCACAGGTTGTAGGTTGGgctccacacacacttcactgCATACTTCCGTGAGAAGGGATGCTGTGGTATCTCTTATTTCGTTGTGCCTTAACGTAGGAAACCCTCCTTTGGCACAGGAGAGGGCGTGCTCCACATTGAAATTTTTGCCACAGTCGCATTTGGAGGGCAAGCAAGTTGGGGTTCAGCCATAGCGTAGTGCCAGGGCATCTTGGAAGGCCGACTTGTGTAGTGTGAATCCATGTTCCGATAGTGGGAGAACCGTGAGCCAAGTGGAGGCTACAGAATAAGCAGTAATGTCGAAATGTCACGAATCATCAATCTAATTAGAACCTTGGCCATTGTCTAGCTTATGAGCAGAACGCTTGAAAAAGGGCCTTCTGAGCTGTAGAATGCAGCTCAAGTGTCCTCAGTACAATCACTAACACGTCCTCCAACCAAGTCGAACCGTTACGGTCTGCAGCAACCAGAGCCACTAGTTCTCTTGAAGTGTCCGACGTCGTCCACTTTTTTTTCTTCTCAACATGACCCGATTAGagcctcgcttcgctcggaatAATTCTTATAAAGtagacaaaaaaataattatgcatgcaccaaTATAATGCTAAGACGGCCAaacattaataataatcacaTAAATAAAATaagtacaaaaattaaaacaaaaattaataatgattaACATGGGGTAGTCGATCGCAAAACTATTTCACACGTTTAGAAATGATGCTAAACGTTCTAAGGCTCCgagtccaattgtttgatgtggtgtagcacagtgtccatggagggtctgtcctgagggGAGTGAGAGACACAGGAGGTATTGAGTGGGTGGAACTCTCgccatacaccttccatactcgATAGCAGACGAAAAACAGTTCAGATTTCGGAAATGTTAGAGAcaccacttcacaagcaagcactctaaaactgtacacatcgatCTTTGTCGTCTGTTGTGGTGCTGGTTGTGGGGAGTATGGAGATTGAGGAAATGCCTCAGGGGCAGTGTACAGGATAGCACCTTCTCCAGGAGTAGTGGCATCTCGAGCTAGGTTGGCTGATCCAAAATCAGAGAGTTTGGCAAGCCATCTGTTGTTGGGTAGAGAGAGGAGAACAGAACAGAACTCACATCTCTGTGGATGATGGGTTCCCTAGCTCTGTCGGTGGAGATAAACCAGAGCTGAGGAGATGTCTCCAAGGATCCTTTGCTTGTTGGGACCAACACGATTGTCCTGGTAGGCAGAACATAGATAGGTATAGTAGACCTGTTTACTCGTTGAAGGTGGCAGCAACATAAGAGGACAAGGTTGGGGGTGGCGAATCTCACGTCGAATTGGCTGCTATGATTGGTGGTTGAGAGAGAGGCCACTCTTCGTTGGAGGACGTCTACTTGTCCTCTGAGGGTCTCTATCCGCTGTTGGTTCTTTGTGTCAGATCATTGTCGTTGGTTGTTGGCATGTGTGAGCTGATGGTTGGCTCTCGCCCACTGTTCATTAGAGTGTGTTAGCTGGTGCTGTAGTTGGTCATTTTCTGAACGTAATGTTGAGACTGTTTCAGCGGCACAGGTCGATCCAATCCCTTGTTGCAATTGTAAATATGACTGTGGTCCCATTGTTTCAGGTATCGTAACCAGTCCCATCTCTCTCAGCTCAGAGTGTCAGAGTGGAGTTCTCTCCGGTGAAACCAATatcctagcctccttcgcagcctcttcTGTCCTTTATCacagttcaataagataaaatacgggactaattggaggaacaaagaaagaaagaaggaagagctTCCTTcgttctttctttgttcctccaattttctcttctgtgacaaagaacagaaaaaggagaggctgcgaaggaggctaccaATATCCTGCCAGAGAGCAGTATAGATTGATTTTATGACAGGTATTGTGATAAACAAGCAATGCACACACCACTAGcttcgaccccaggccgatcggTCTCCAATTGCtcggaggcgacctagcgttcaattggagacggatcggcctggggtcgaggctaacaCCGTCACATGAACTCTCACCATTCCACCAGTCCAATGTACCAGTTGATTTCTCTTGAAAGATGGATCTTCTCCCTTCTCTGTCATAGTGACCGTGAGC comes from Halichondria panicea chromosome 3, odHalPani1.1, whole genome shotgun sequence and encodes:
- the LOC135334339 gene encoding uncharacterized protein LOC135334339 — encoded protein: MHAMMNDSCPLYDGSYSQDSLLIVSPGTSSKQDSQTSIRGACTPASIANNKQDSLLIVSPELETSIVQDSLLIVSPELELETSIAQDSLLIVSPELETSIAQDSLLIVSPELETSIAQDSLLFVSPELETSIAQDSLLIVSPETSMTTNTQNSLLLSPVVDSSQELFVSSSFTNCDADSELLELMDFDPQFEAPLNSTPVKKRRTEDPLEYESESPVSSHRFQCCGRVCIAAFTQQEVQKVRGIFNKKRRADQKQFLFDTSLIFIPSSSRQSSSSSKLTMMLEGKHVCKNAFLNILGISNKRFKTVTE
- the LOC135333100 gene encoding uncharacterized protein LOC135333100 — encoded protein: MPATKRWHFEFLVGGVSGITVYKNGARIKSYKLPNRPVLESVYSIGTPSTRKTCDKVKEYLDQAIEVTFKCKTTVLLNRKEFEWNKSAFCRLLRLSPGARAVDFIQVFNQLTKFNSDRGFLVPVSPLPTSSELLTEEALSDGGDSEDDHPLSSLTSTQSIDGSHQLGEKRSQQEEEVSRKRMKHKDTMDDAIFTKKIGTIDLQLRNLSEPKTQCCLRTVDTVYLRLLFCAFLLRA